GGCGGCACGAGCTTCCAGGTGGTCGCCGACTACGTGGAGGGCCGCACGGAGGTCGACGGAAGGCGCTTCGACGTCACCCCGGACGCCGTCGTGATGCTCACCGACGGCTACGCCCCACCGATCACGCCCGCCGAGCCGGACAAGTGGATCTGGCTGATCACGGAGGGCGGCCATGAGTGGCCCGAGACGCACACCCCTGCGATGGACTGCCATCGCGTCACCACAGGATCGCGGTAAATGACAACGGACACGGAGCAGTTGACGGCCTCCCGGACGGCCTCCCGGCTGGAGTCCTTCATCGACGCGATGATCGACATGGGGCAGACGGGGCAGATCTTCGGCGAACACGGCATCGGCAAGACGGCTACGTTCTTCTCGCACATCGGCCGGACGTACCCGGACGCCACGCTGGTGTACGTCCCCGCGGCGAACCTCACCCCGGACGACCTGCTGGTCAACGCGCCGGTGCGCGACCCGCAGAGCGGTGAACTGGTCCTGCGCCAGCTGGTGATGAGCCAGCTCAAACCGGGGCGGCCGTTCGTGCTGCTCATCGACGACTCGCTTCAGGCGGGCGAGACGATCCAGTCGCAGCTGATGCAGATCGCCTGCGACTGGACGCTCGGGGAGCACGATCTGCGGGCGCTCGGCTGCGTCGGCGTCTTCCTCACGGACAACGAGTCGCTGGCCGAGACCTCGGCCCGGCGCAGCGACCTCGCGCTCCTGGACCGCATGGTGACGCTGCGGATCACGGCGAACGACACCTCGTGGCGGCGGCACCTGGCGGCCAAGTACCGCCCGTGGGACCTGCGTCCGGTGTTCTCGCTGTGGGCGTCGCTCTCCCCCGCCCTGCGCGAGCTGCTGTCCCCGCGCACCCTCGACCACGTCCTGGCGAACGCCCGCGAGGGCTTCCCGCTGTGCTGGGGCCTGCCGCTGGTCGACGGGGAGCGGCTGCGGCTCGCCGAGCCGGGCCGGGACGGCAGACCGGGGCAGAACCGTACGGCGGAGATCCTGGACCGCGTCGCGCGGTCGCTCGGCGTGCCCAACCCCGCGACGATCCCCGACCCCGTACGGCAGGTCGTGCGGGCCGCGCTGCGGAACCGCTGGACGGTGCTGCTCCAGGGCCCGCCGGGCTGCGGCAAGACGGAGCTGGTGCGGGAGACGGTCCGCGCGGGGCTGGGCCGGGAGCCGCTGTACTTCTCGCTGCCGGTGACCAACGTCGAGGACCTGTGCGCGCCGATCCCCTCGGCCGACGGCACCCTCGACAACCTGCTGGCCGCGAAGTTCACCGGGCCCGAGCCCAAGGCGATCGTGTGGGACGAGTACAACCGGCCCAAGGACAAGGCCGCGTTCGCCAAGCTCATGGAGATCACGCAGGAGTGGTCGCTGGCGGGGCGCCGGATCGAGAACCTGCGGGCGCAGATCGCGGTGCAGAATCCGCCGTACCACCTGGGCCGCAAGATGCTGGTGGCGCGCAACAACATCGCGCAGGCGACCCGGTTCACGGCCTCGCTCCAGGTCGAGCCCGAGGACATACCGGCCAACGAGTGGCTGCTGGCCCGGTACGGCTCGGACGCCGAGACGGTCCTGGAGTGGTGGAAGCACGACATCGACGACGAGGGGCGGGCCTGGATCACCAAGCGCACGCTGGAGCGGCTGATCAAGCTGCACCGGCGCGGACTGCCGCTGGAGATGGGCACGGTGTATCTCGGCGACGGCGAGTACGCGCCGGTCCCGCTCACCGCGCTGATCGACCGCTTCCGGGGCCGTCCGGTCACGGGTCTGCGCGAGCTCGCACGGGACGTCGCCGCCTGGGAGAACCGGCTGCGCCGCGCCGCCGGCCACTCCTCGGAGGGCGGCGACGACAGCGACGTCGTCCACCAGATCCTCGCCAACGCGGAGTTGTCGCAGCTGCGCAAGCACCGCGAGGCCGTGACCCGTCTCGTCGCCCTGCTGCCGGCGAAGCTCCGGGCGACCTATCTGGTGGGCGCGTCGGCACAGCAACAGCGCTTCTGGACGGAGGTGTTCATCGCGATGGCCCGCTGACCGCGGCGCCGGTTCCGCGTCCCCGTCGCGATCGGCGGGCCCACGGGTCAGTCGGCGGCGCCCGTCGGCCGGGTCCGGTGCACGCTGCGTACGGCCGCCACGTCAGCCGGGACCGACGGGGGCGGGATGTGGGCGCTGTGGGCGGCGAGGCGGCGCTTGACGCTGGCGGCGATGCCCTCGCCCAGGACGAAGCGGGTGGCCGTGGTGGCACGAGGGGCCGTGTCCAGGAGGCGGTGGGCCTCGCGGCTGCGCATGCCGGTGTGGGTGAGGACGAGGTGGGTGAGCCGGTGTCCGGGGGTGCTCGCGAGGACGTCCGCGATCGTCTCGGCGGCCGCCAGGTCCACCCGGTTGTCCGCAGCGCCGAGCACGGCCGCCGCCCGCACCCGGCCGAGGTCCAGCAGGTGCACCCCGGCCGCTGTCGCCGCCGCGACCAGTCGGGCCGCGGCCGTCGGACCGATGCCGTTGCTGGCGACGGACAGCCGGGTGAGCCGTCCGTGCGGCGCCCGCTCCAGCGCCGCCGCGAGGTAGAGCGCGCCGCCGTCGCCCAACCGGGCCGCGGACACGTACAGTTCGTCGACCGCGCCCGCCGCGATCACCTCGACGAGCGATCGCGCCCCGGCCTCCCCCAGCGGGTTCCCGCCGACGAACAGCCGCTCGATCCGCCGGCCGTTCCCGGCCGCGGCCGACAGCGCGTCGGCCAGGACAGCGGCACCGGCTGCGTCGAGCCCGGTCTGGACGAGGTCCAGGGTCCGCAACGACCGTGCCGCGTCGATGAGTTCGGCGGCCGCCCGGCCGCCTCCGCCGCCGAGCGGGTTGCGCTTGAGCCACACCCCCGTGACGACCTGCGGCGAGGCCCGCAGCTGGTCGGCGATCCGGCAGGCGCCGCCCTCGGTGACGCCGTTGCAGCCGAGGTAGAGGGTCTCGACCCCGGTGCCCGCACCGGCCACCGCGGCGGCCCCGTCGTCGCCCAGCGCGTCGGTGCCCAGCAGCAGGTGCCGTACCGGAGAAGGCCCTTGGGACAGCGCGTCGGCGACCATCGCGGCGCCCTCGGCGCCCAGGGCCTGCTTGCACAGGTCGAGCCGCCCGTCGGGCAGCGCCGTACCCGCCGCGAAGTCGAGCCGCTCCCCCGCCGGCCGCCCGGCCCGCAACCAGTCGAGGAGCGGGGCGAGTTCGGCGGCAGGGCGCGGTACGACGTACGGCACGCCCGCGAAGCGGGCCCCCGCTCCCTCGCCGTCCGCGCTCACCACTCCGCCTCCCGGTAGTCCTTCAGGAACACCCCGGACACGGGGTCGCCCGCCTCGCCGCGCACGATCGGGTCGTACACGCGGGCCGCCCCGTCCACGATGTCCAGCGGCGTACGGAACCCGGCCCGGGCCATCCGCTCCTTCTTCGGCGCCGGGTTCTCGTCGGTGATCCAGCCGGTGTCGACGGCGCACATGTGCACACCCTGGTCGGCCAGTTCGGCGGCGCTCGTGCGGGTGAGCATGTTGAGGGCGGCCTTGGCCATGTTGGTGTGCGGGTGGCCCGCCATCTTGTTGCGGACGGTGAAACGGCCTTCGACGGCCGTCACGTTGACGACGTACCGGCGTGGGTGCGGGGAGGCCAGCAGCAGGGGCAGCAGCCGGTCGCACAGCAGCGCCGGCGCGAGCGCGTTCACGAGCTGGGTCTCCAGGACCTCGGCCGGGTCGAGCGCGCCGAGCCGGGCCGACCAGGAGTTCTCCGGGGACGGATCGGGCAGCAGTCCGGCCTCGTCGGCCTCGCGCAGCGCGACCGGCAGGGACGCGGCACCGCCCTCCAGCATCCGCGTCGAGGCGAAGCCCGGCGCCCGCCGCGCCCCCTCGGGCAGCGCGTCCCGCTCTCCGGCGGCGAGGAGGGCGTACGACTCGGGCGGTCGGCGTACGGTCTGTGCGGCGTTGTTGACGAGGATGTCCAGGGGATGGCCCTCCCGGCGCAGTTCCTCGCACAGGCCCAGCACCTGACGCGGGTCGCGCAGGTCGACGGCGATCACGGTCAGCCGGTGCAGCCACTGCTCGCTGCCCGGCTCGGCCCGGAAGCGCCGCACGGTGTCGTGCGGGAAGCGGCTGGTCACCAAAAGCTCCGCGCCGTCGCGGAGCATCATCAGGGCCAGCTGGAAGCCGATCTTCACGCGACCGCCGGTGAGCAGCGCGCGGCGACCCGCGAGGTCGGTGGTCAGAGCGCGGCGGGCGGTGTTGTCGGCGGCGCAGGAGGGGCAGAGGCGGTGGTAGAACGCATCGACCTGTCGATAGGACGACTTGCAGACATAGCAACTGCGCGGCTTGCGGAAGACGCCCGCGTCGCCCGACACGGCCAGCGGCGCGTCCTCGCGCCGGTCGGCGGCGCCGGTCGCGGTGGCCGCCATCGCGTCGGCGTCCGCGGCGGCCGTCTCGGCGCCCCGCGCTTTGCGGCGGCGCAGCCGTCCGTCGCGGGCGAAGGACGCGGCGACCTGCTCGGCGCGCAGCCGCACGGGGTCGTCGACGGGCAGCTCGCGCAGCCTGCCGACCGTGCGGTGGAAGGCGGCCAGCTCGTCCTCGTCGATCACGTCACCCATGCGTCCCCGCCCCCGTTCGTGCCCTGCCGTGGGCCGGGTCGGATTCGAACCGACGTTCCCTTCATGCGATGAAGGTGCGCCTGCCACTGCGCTACCGACCCCTGTGCGATGGGCCCCGGCCGGATTCGAACCGGCGTATCCGCCTTGAGAGGGCGGCGAGTCTGCCTCTGCTCCACAGGGCCCCGGACGCAGCCCGGGGACCGGATTCGAACCGATGTGTTCCGCCTGGGCAAGGCGACGCGCCTGCCGCTGCGCTACGCCCGGGTGCGCTCCGGGATCCTAGCCGCACTCCCGGCCGGTCCGCTCATCGGTTTTCCACGCGCCTGATCGCCAGCCGCTCCTTCTCGGAGAGGCCGCCCCAGACGCCGAAGCGTTCGTCGTTGGCCAGGGCGTACTCGAGGCAGGCCGAGCGCATCTCGCACATACCGCAGATGCGCTTGGCCTCCCGTACCGAGCTGCCCGGCTCGGGAAAGAAGAAGTCCGCCCCGGTCTGTGCGCACAGCGCCTGCGCCTGCCAGGCGGGGTCGGCCGGGGTGATGGTGTCGGTGTGCATGGCCGAGAGCGTGCCGGGCCGCGAAAAACGTTCGATCAACGCGGGATCAACGGCGCCGTTCATGGCCCCCGGGCCGCCTCGATGGTCCTCCCCCGGACACCCGCGCGCACGGCGGCGCGCGGAACGGGTGGGCCCGGCGTGCAGTCGTGCGGGTGCCGGCCCCGGGGAGGTGTCGGTGACATGTTCTCGGCGTCCCGGCGGCGATTGTCAGTGGGCGGTGCCAGACTCGGCAGTGCAGGCAACGGGACCCCTCGAGGAGGGCAATGATGCTCACGACCCGTTATGTCACCGGCGCTCCGAACTGGATCGACCTCGGCACCCCCGACATCGACGGCGCCACTTCCTTCTACGGCGGCCTGTTCGGCTGGGAGTTCAGGCCGGGCCCGCCCGAAGCGGGCGGTTACGGCTTCTTCCAGCTCGGCGGCCGGACCGCCGCCGCCGGTATGCAGACCGCCCCGGACCAGGGCCCGCCCTCCTGGACCGTGTACTTCCAGACCCCGGACGCGGACGCCACCGCGAAGGCGGCCGAGCAGGCGCACGGCTCGGTGCTGATGCAGCCCATGGACGTGATGGACCAGGGCCGCATGGCGATCCTCGCGGACAAGGCCGGCGTGTCCTTCGGCATCTGGCAGCCCGGCCGGAACAAGGGCCTGGACGTCACCCAGGAACCGGGCACGCTGTGCTGGGTCGAGCTGTACACCGCCGATCTGCCGATGGCCGCCTACTTCTACCGCGCGGCGCTCGGCCTGGAGACCTACGGGGTCGAGTTCCCCGGCGGCACGTACACGACGGTCCTGCCGGACGGTCAGGGCGAGGACGCCATGTTCGGCGGCATCGTCCCGCTGGCCGACGACCCGTTGGAGGCCGAGGCGGGGGCGTACTGGATGCCGTACTTCGAGGTCACCGACACCGACGAGACGGTCGCGAAGGCTCAGCGGCTGGGCGGCGGCGTCCGGCTGCCCGCCACCGACGTGCCGGGTGTCGGACGGATCGCCAAGCTGGCCGACCCCTACGGCGCCCGCTTCGCGGTGATCAAGAGCGAGCCGCAGCAGTCCTAGGGGCGAGAGGCGTACCGGGGGACGGGCGTCACGCCGAGGCGCGCCGCACCAGCGTGGTGGGGAGCACGACACCGGCCGGTGCGGCGTCCGCGTGCCCGGGGTCGAGGCTTCGCAGCAGCAGGCGGGCCATCAACCGCCCCATCTCCTCTATGTCCTGACGGACCGTCGTCAGGGGCGGGTCGGTCTGTTCGGCGACCGGCAGCATGTCGTCGAAGCCGATCACGGCCACGTCCTCGGGCACCCGGCGCCCGCGTTCGCGCAGCACGCGCAGGGCGCCGGAGGCGGTGAGGTCGTTGGCCGCGAAGACCGCGTCCAGGTCGGGGCACCGGTCGAGGAGTTCCCGCATCGCCCGCTCGCCGCCGGCGGGGGTGAAGTCGCCCGGCACGACGAGCTCCGGACCGTCCTCCCCGACGACTTCCCGGTAGCCGTCGAGCCGGTCCACCGCGGAGGTCTGGTCGAGGGGGCCGCTGATGTGCGCGACGCGGGTGCGGCCGAGGCCGAGGAGGTGCCGTACGGCGTCGCGGGCACCGCCGCGGTTGTCGCTGTCGACGTACACGGCGTCCGCCGTGCCGTCGCTCCAGCCGGGCCGCCCGCCGAACACCGTGGGGACACCGGCCCGTTGGATCAGTCCGGGCAGCGGGTCGTCGAGGTGCAGGGAGAAGACGAGCGCGCCGTCGACGTGTCCTCCGGCCAGGTAGCGCGCGACGCGGGTGTGGTCGTCGCGGCCCTCGGTGAGCAGCAGGACGAGCTGGTTGTCCTGGGCCGTGAGCTCCTTGCTGATCCCCCTGAGCTGAAGGGCGAAGAAGGGGTCGGCGAAGACCCGGCTCTCGGGTTCGGCGACGACGACGGCGACGGCGTGGTGCCGCCGGGTGACGAGGCTGCGGGCGGCCTGGTTGGGCACGTAACCCAGCTCCTCCACGGCCTTGCGCACCCGCTCCACCAGCGGCTCCCTGACCCCGTCCCCACCGTTCACCACCCGGGACACGGTGGCCCGGGAGACCCCGGCCCGAGCGGCCACGGCCTCCAACGTGGGACGCGGCGCGGTGTCGTTCACTTCGGGCTCCTCGTCGGCGGGGTGCGGATCAGGATAGCCCCGCGCGAGGATTCCATTGAGAGCGCTCTCCAGCGGATCACCCCCGCGTGAGAAGCGAGTCACCCGACCATGATCCGTCAGTGGTGGTGCCCGGCCCCGCCCTCGGCGCTCTGCCGCTCGGCCCCGCCCGCCGCGTTCCGCCCCTCCGCCCGCTCCCCGCCGTGCTCGTGCGGCTCGTACCCCGGAATCGTGCCGTCCGTCTTCTTCACCAGGAACAGGCCGACCATCCCCATGTCCGAGTGGCTCTGGACGTGGCAGTGGTACATCCACGCGCCCGGTCCGACCCCCTCCCCCGCGATCACCTGGAAGCCGAAGGAGTCCGCCGGTCCCACGATCTTGTTGTCGATGACCTGGCTCGGGTCGTCGGGGCCGGTGAGCATGCCGGTGCGGTTGTCCGCCCAGCGATGACCGTGCATGTGGAAGGTGTGGTAGTACTCGCCGTGCGTGATCATCACGAACTCGACCCGATCACCCACCGTGGCCTCGAAGTCGGGCCCCGAGTGCGCCGGCTTGTTGTTGATGAGCATGTCGTTGAAGACGATCGTGTGGGTGGCGTCCGGCAGGACATCGCCCTTGCGGCGGA
Above is a window of Streptomyces griseorubiginosus DNA encoding:
- a CDS encoding VOC family protein → MLTTRYVTGAPNWIDLGTPDIDGATSFYGGLFGWEFRPGPPEAGGYGFFQLGGRTAAAGMQTAPDQGPPSWTVYFQTPDADATAKAAEQAHGSVLMQPMDVMDQGRMAILADKAGVSFGIWQPGRNKGLDVTQEPGTLCWVELYTADLPMAAYFYRAALGLETYGVEFPGGTYTTVLPDGQGEDAMFGGIVPLADDPLEAEAGAYWMPYFEVTDTDETVAKAQRLGGGVRLPATDVPGVGRIAKLADPYGARFAVIKSEPQQS
- a CDS encoding SDR family oxidoreductase, with protein sequence MGDVIDEDELAAFHRTVGRLRELPVDDPVRLRAEQVAASFARDGRLRRRKARGAETAAADADAMAATATGAADRREDAPLAVSGDAGVFRKPRSCYVCKSSYRQVDAFYHRLCPSCAADNTARRALTTDLAGRRALLTGGRVKIGFQLALMMLRDGAELLVTSRFPHDTVRRFRAEPGSEQWLHRLTVIAVDLRDPRQVLGLCEELRREGHPLDILVNNAAQTVRRPPESYALLAAGERDALPEGARRAPGFASTRMLEGGAASLPVALREADEAGLLPDPSPENSWSARLGALDPAEVLETQLVNALAPALLCDRLLPLLLASPHPRRYVVNVTAVEGRFTVRNKMAGHPHTNMAKAALNMLTRTSAAELADQGVHMCAVDTGWITDENPAPKKERMARAGFRTPLDIVDGAARVYDPIVRGEAGDPVSGVFLKDYREAEW
- a CDS encoding AAA family ATPase produces the protein MTTDTEQLTASRTASRLESFIDAMIDMGQTGQIFGEHGIGKTATFFSHIGRTYPDATLVYVPAANLTPDDLLVNAPVRDPQSGELVLRQLVMSQLKPGRPFVLLIDDSLQAGETIQSQLMQIACDWTLGEHDLRALGCVGVFLTDNESLAETSARRSDLALLDRMVTLRITANDTSWRRHLAAKYRPWDLRPVFSLWASLSPALRELLSPRTLDHVLANAREGFPLCWGLPLVDGERLRLAEPGRDGRPGQNRTAEILDRVARSLGVPNPATIPDPVRQVVRAALRNRWTVLLQGPPGCGKTELVRETVRAGLGREPLYFSLPVTNVEDLCAPIPSADGTLDNLLAAKFTGPEPKAIVWDEYNRPKDKAAFAKLMEITQEWSLAGRRIENLRAQIAVQNPPYHLGRKMLVARNNIAQATRFTASLQVEPEDIPANEWLLARYGSDAETVLEWWKHDIDDEGRAWITKRTLERLIKLHRRGLPLEMGTVYLGDGEYAPVPLTALIDRFRGRPVTGLRELARDVAAWENRLRRAAGHSSEGGDDSDVVHQILANAELSQLRKHREAVTRLVALLPAKLRATYLVGASAQQQRFWTEVFIAMAR
- a CDS encoding ribonuclease inhibitor is translated as MSADGEGAGARFAGVPYVVPRPAAELAPLLDWLRAGRPAGERLDFAAGTALPDGRLDLCKQALGAEGAAMVADALSQGPSPVRHLLLGTDALGDDGAAAVAGAGTGVETLYLGCNGVTEGGACRIADQLRASPQVVTGVWLKRNPLGGGGGRAAAELIDAARSLRTLDLVQTGLDAAGAAVLADALSAAAGNGRRIERLFVGGNPLGEAGARSLVEVIAAGAVDELYVSAARLGDGGALYLAAALERAPHGRLTRLSVASNGIGPTAAARLVAAATAAGVHLLDLGRVRAAAVLGAADNRVDLAAAETIADVLASTPGHRLTHLVLTHTGMRSREAHRLLDTAPRATTATRFVLGEGIAASVKRRLAAHSAHIPPPSVPADVAAVRSVHRTRPTGAAD
- a CDS encoding LacI family DNA-binding transcriptional regulator, with the translated sequence MNDTAPRPTLEAVAARAGVSRATVSRVVNGGDGVREPLVERVRKAVEELGYVPNQAARSLVTRRHHAVAVVVAEPESRVFADPFFALQLRGISKELTAQDNQLVLLLTEGRDDHTRVARYLAGGHVDGALVFSLHLDDPLPGLIQRAGVPTVFGGRPGWSDGTADAVYVDSDNRGGARDAVRHLLGLGRTRVAHISGPLDQTSAVDRLDGYREVVGEDGPELVVPGDFTPAGGERAMRELLDRCPDLDAVFAANDLTASGALRVLRERGRRVPEDVAVIGFDDMLPVAEQTDPPLTTVRQDIEEMGRLMARLLLRSLDPGHADAAPAGVVLPTTLVRRASA
- a CDS encoding WhiB family transcriptional regulator codes for the protein MHTDTITPADPAWQAQALCAQTGADFFFPEPGSSVREAKRICGMCEMRSACLEYALANDERFGVWGGLSEKERLAIRRVENR